In Gracilimonas sp., a single window of DNA contains:
- a CDS encoding PorV/PorQ family protein, giving the protein MKTGFFCFCLLLISNAICAQGSGFEVLGIAPTPYALSKAEATTAMFDGAASIYSNPALLTYNKTSTIDLGYSFWIADVTNIFGGINFKKERQAIAFSFYTSGADDYQQFNQPGQSNGTFSVQYISIAAAYAYDFTFLSLGGAIQYLNEEIYTYRANGYAFNFGLAAKFLNERFRAGASITNLGEMEKLNVNATPLPASMKIGTSADIVEITTPKNSNLPVLISAYADFVYPFQDTSDKDFADYTVPDYHFNLGLSLTVAEVLELNGGYKTQNNVRPVSFGAGFISDEIRFSYALIPFNTGYGTVHSIGIQYKF; this is encoded by the coding sequence ATGAAAACCGGATTTTTTTGTTTTTGTCTTTTGTTGATAAGCAATGCCATATGCGCACAAGGCTCAGGTTTCGAAGTATTGGGTATTGCCCCTACTCCGTATGCCCTCTCTAAAGCAGAGGCAACCACAGCTATGTTTGATGGTGCCGCTTCGATCTATTCTAATCCCGCGCTGTTGACTTATAACAAAACTTCTACCATTGATTTGGGATACTCGTTTTGGATTGCAGATGTAACCAACATCTTTGGAGGGATAAACTTTAAAAAAGAACGCCAAGCCATAGCATTTTCTTTTTACACTTCAGGAGCTGATGACTATCAGCAGTTTAATCAACCAGGTCAATCCAATGGGACGTTCTCTGTTCAATATATCTCCATAGCTGCGGCATATGCCTATGATTTTACCTTCTTATCATTGGGGGGTGCTATACAATATTTGAATGAAGAAATATATACCTACAGAGCTAATGGATATGCCTTCAATTTTGGTTTGGCTGCAAAATTTTTGAATGAGCGTTTCAGGGCGGGAGCTTCCATAACCAATCTTGGTGAGATGGAGAAACTTAACGTTAATGCAACACCTCTCCCTGCAAGCATGAAAATAGGTACTTCTGCAGATATAGTGGAGATAACCACACCTAAAAATAGCAATCTTCCTGTTTTAATATCTGCATATGCTGATTTTGTTTATCCTTTCCAGGACACTTCAGATAAAGATTTTGCGGACTATACGGTGCCTGACTATCATTTTAACCTTGGCCTGTCATTAACCGTTGCTGAAGTTTTAGAACTGAATGGCGGATACAAAACTCAAAACAACGTAAGACCGGTTTCTTTTGGGGCTGGCTTTATATCTGATGAAATTAGGTTTAGTTATGCGTTAATTCCTTTCAATACCGGTTACGGAACAGTACATTCAATCGGAATTCAGTATAAATTTTAA
- a CDS encoding oligosaccharide flippase family protein has translation MNKLKEKAFWIALGDIAGRGLSFVTSVYLARTLGAEFYGLIVMALSILGYATWLSDLGLHNIGTRETAKEPSKRIFRVLEIFRMKLFLGIAVLIVSTFLISMIDSGEIEKQVILGYLYSLIPYMALMEWFYTGKQEFRKIAASKIFNGLVYFLLVLLMIKNVEDVTMVPVLYTVGISVSVLTLATFAIKDKPFTLPSRGTQIYPDLLKTSSVLGLGQFFAQVVHLLPPLLIGALLSLHDAGIYGVAFRIVIIAIMIDRVFVTLLIPNLSSLWSKNRSVAIEKINIVYQLISTAGALLGLFMAIGAEQIIGLLYGNEYTESVIILQVLSVMIAITFINSFFSFGLIATNKDKEYFLATCFGGTISALVIFSFVALGNTVLVAVSVSIAEVIITMFTYFWFRKIIPSNFIKPLVINYIVALLLFGIFSFSPLTPLINASLASIIFVIIITKFGVVNQSHINYVKSKLIR, from the coding sequence ATGAATAAACTCAAAGAGAAAGCATTTTGGATTGCTTTGGGGGATATTGCTGGGCGTGGTCTTTCTTTCGTGACTTCAGTTTATTTAGCGCGAACACTGGGTGCTGAATTTTACGGACTCATCGTAATGGCACTTTCTATTCTTGGTTATGCCACCTGGCTTTCCGATTTGGGTTTGCACAATATCGGAACAAGAGAAACCGCTAAGGAACCTTCTAAACGTATTTTCAGAGTTCTTGAAATCTTTAGAATGAAGTTATTTTTAGGGATAGCTGTTCTTATCGTTTCTACCTTTCTTATATCAATGATTGATTCCGGGGAAATTGAAAAACAAGTGATTTTAGGATATCTATATTCCTTAATTCCTTATATGGCCTTAATGGAATGGTTTTATACCGGAAAGCAAGAATTCAGAAAAATTGCGGCTTCTAAAATTTTTAATGGTCTGGTTTATTTCTTGCTTGTCTTACTTATGATAAAAAATGTTGAAGACGTAACCATGGTTCCTGTGTTATATACAGTAGGAATAAGTGTTTCTGTTTTAACACTTGCCACATTTGCAATAAAGGACAAACCCTTCACCTTGCCCTCCCGAGGTACACAAATTTATCCTGATTTACTTAAAACCAGTTCTGTTTTAGGGCTTGGTCAATTTTTTGCGCAAGTGGTACATCTCCTCCCGCCGCTTTTAATTGGAGCTTTACTCTCACTTCATGATGCCGGAATTTACGGGGTTGCTTTTCGAATTGTAATCATTGCTATAATGATTGACCGGGTATTTGTGACTTTGTTAATCCCAAACTTGTCTTCCCTTTGGAGTAAAAACCGCTCTGTGGCTATTGAAAAAATAAACATCGTATACCAACTCATTTCTACCGCAGGTGCTTTATTAGGCTTGTTTATGGCTATAGGAGCCGAACAAATTATTGGCCTCCTATATGGAAATGAATATACTGAGAGTGTAATCATTCTTCAGGTTTTGTCAGTGATGATTGCCATCACTTTCATAAACAGTTTCTTTTCTTTCGGACTGATCGCTACAAATAAAGATAAAGAGTATTTTCTTGCCACTTGCTTTGGAGGGACCATATCAGCGTTGGTTATCTTTAGTTTTGTGGCCCTTGGAAATACGGTTTTGGTAGCTGTCTCGGTATCTATAGCTGAGGTTATAATTACCATGTTCACCTATTTTTGGTTCAGAAAAATAATTCCCTCAAATTTCATTAAACCATTGGTAATAAATTATATTGTAGCCCTGCTTTTGTTTGGGATTTTTTCATTTAGCCCCCTAACCCCTCTTATTAATGCATCCCTTGCATCCATCATATTTGTTATAATTATCACCAAATTCGGAGTAGTAAACCAAAGCCATATTAATTATGTAAAAAGTAAGTTAATTCGATGA
- the pssA gene encoding CDP-diacylglycerol--serine O-phosphatidyltransferase yields the protein MKYPIQKKYHTFKERQKRKKKTKPPVNKKIAVPSFFTLMNLFSGFLAIISISDGDFVRGAWLIALAGLFDVFDGLMARLANATSDFGIELDSICDMVSFGVAPGFLIYTWSLHELGFVGIIVSALPPLCGAVRLARFNVNARLQPTKDFFIGLPIPAQAIMLGAFFLTFHESLDLFTFLENGVNSALIPFIVVISFLMVSTLPFDKIPRFDRNTIREQRGKFILFLMYLVLILVFKEYGLMAVFIIFVLKGITIGAIQFFTDDYGPEGTDEFQDYS from the coding sequence ATGAAATACCCGATACAAAAAAAATATCATACTTTTAAAGAGCGTCAAAAGCGAAAGAAAAAAACTAAGCCGCCGGTAAATAAAAAAATAGCTGTTCCAAGTTTCTTCACTTTAATGAATTTGTTCAGTGGTTTTTTAGCCATTATTTCTATATCTGATGGTGATTTCGTAAGAGGAGCCTGGTTGATTGCGTTGGCGGGACTGTTTGACGTATTTGATGGTTTAATGGCACGACTTGCGAATGCCACAAGTGATTTCGGAATTGAGCTAGACTCCATATGTGATATGGTTTCATTTGGAGTTGCTCCAGGATTTTTAATTTATACCTGGAGTTTACATGAGCTGGGTTTTGTAGGTATTATTGTTAGTGCTTTACCGCCACTTTGCGGAGCGGTTCGTTTAGCCAGGTTTAATGTTAATGCACGTTTACAACCTACCAAAGATTTTTTCATAGGACTTCCAATTCCTGCTCAGGCTATCATGCTGGGGGCTTTTTTTCTCACATTCCATGAATCGCTAGACCTTTTTACGTTCTTGGAAAATGGTGTAAATTCAGCACTGATCCCATTTATAGTAGTTATTTCATTTCTGATGGTCAGTACCTTACCCTTTGATAAAATTCCACGTTTTGACCGAAACACTATTCGTGAACAACGGGGGAAATTCATTCTTTTCCTGATGTATCTAGTGTTAATTTTGGTTTTCAAAGAATACGGATTAATGGCAGTTTTTATCATTTTTGTACTAAAGGGGATCACAATTGGAGCCATTCAATTCTTTACAGACGATTACGGTCCGGAAGGTACCGATGAATTTCAGGATTACAGCTGA
- a CDS encoding phosphatidylserine decarboxylase family protein yields the protein MLARDGYSTIALVFLVSLLVCGFAYYFLNHWFAYVIYVVMIGLSGLTVFFFRDPERYPPDDQNLIISPADGRVVFVKKVTEDVYLKSKATQISVFLSPLNVHVNRNPVSGSLEYVKYHPGEYLMAWTEHASELNERADFGVLHPSQTKIFFRQITGFLARRIVYNIKEGDQLKAGERFGIMKFGSRMDVVVPDNVEIKVNPGDSVKAGESVIGVIKT from the coding sequence ATGTTAGCACGTGACGGATATTCTACCATAGCCTTAGTATTCTTGGTTTCTTTATTGGTATGTGGGTTTGCCTATTATTTCTTAAATCATTGGTTTGCTTATGTTATATACGTGGTGATGATTGGGCTAAGTGGGCTTACCGTATTCTTTTTTCGCGATCCAGAGCGATACCCCCCGGATGATCAAAATTTGATTATTTCTCCTGCAGATGGGAGGGTCGTGTTTGTTAAGAAAGTGACCGAAGATGTTTACTTGAAATCCAAGGCTACTCAAATCAGTGTTTTCCTTTCCCCTTTGAACGTGCACGTAAACCGAAATCCGGTTTCAGGATCTTTAGAATACGTAAAGTATCATCCCGGGGAATATTTAATGGCGTGGACCGAGCATGCTTCTGAACTTAACGAACGAGCAGATTTTGGTGTACTTCACCCCTCCCAAACAAAGATATTTTTTCGCCAAATAACCGGTTTTCTGGCTCGCAGAATTGTGTATAACATTAAGGAAGGAGATCAACTCAAAGCAGGTGAGCGGTTCGGAATTATGAAATTTGGGTCTCGCATGGATGTTGTGGTTCCGGACAATGTTGAAATTAAAGTGAACCCCGGTGATAGTGTAAAAGCGGGGGAGTCAGTTATTGGAGTTATTAAGACATGA
- the rseP gene encoding RIP metalloprotease RseP yields MDWFLNLLNTILIFGGALMILVFVHELGHFLAAKFFGMRVERFSIGFPPRIWGFQKGDTDYCIGATPLGGYVKISGMIDESMDTEHLEKEPEEWEYRSKPVWQRIITITAGVIFNMILAFFIYFGMTYSNGKAVLPIEETQGIYVPEASILNEIGFQTGDKIVGVNGERVTYFNELISASQLTSNDLNYTVIRNGNEVLVPVSPNYLDSLQTRGFIEREYFYPSQVSSVPAGNPAAEAGLEAGDVIVSANGDSVSYWVELVEIIQTSEGAINFGVMREDSLFYASITPDPDTKTIGIVSPSMQTLGVELIEYGFFESLQEGYNQTAEQTVGILQGFTRMITGDISVTQNLGGPIAIANITRDATDQAGWIGFWNITALLSITLAILNILPIPVLDGGHLVFLLYEGITRREPSEKVRMVAQQIGFFLMIGLFIFVMFNDAFRYFGL; encoded by the coding sequence ATGGACTGGTTTTTAAATTTATTAAATACAATTTTGATTTTTGGCGGGGCTTTAATGATCCTCGTTTTCGTACATGAATTAGGGCATTTTTTAGCCGCTAAATTCTTTGGTATGCGAGTTGAACGCTTCTCAATAGGTTTTCCTCCGCGTATTTGGGGCTTCCAGAAAGGAGATACTGATTATTGTATCGGTGCAACACCTTTAGGCGGTTATGTGAAGATTTCCGGTATGATTGACGAAAGCATGGATACTGAGCACCTTGAAAAGGAGCCCGAAGAATGGGAATATAGAAGTAAGCCTGTTTGGCAGCGGATTATTACAATTACGGCCGGGGTAATATTTAATATGATATTGGCTTTTTTCATCTACTTCGGGATGACTTACTCTAATGGAAAAGCCGTACTTCCAATTGAAGAAACCCAAGGTATTTATGTGCCGGAAGCATCAATCCTTAATGAAATTGGGTTTCAAACCGGAGACAAAATAGTAGGTGTTAATGGGGAAAGGGTAACCTACTTCAACGAGCTAATTTCTGCTTCGCAACTTACTTCGAATGATTTAAATTACACTGTAATTAGAAATGGCAATGAAGTTTTAGTTCCGGTATCACCGAATTATTTGGATAGTCTTCAAACGCGAGGATTTATAGAACGAGAGTACTTTTATCCAAGCCAGGTATCATCTGTACCGGCCGGAAATCCCGCAGCAGAAGCCGGTTTAGAGGCAGGTGACGTAATCGTTTCTGCTAATGGGGACAGTGTTTCATATTGGGTGGAGTTAGTCGAAATAATACAAACTTCGGAAGGCGCTATTAACTTTGGCGTAATGCGTGAGGATTCACTTTTTTATGCATCTATCACTCCGGATCCGGATACTAAAACAATAGGGATTGTCTCACCCAGTATGCAAACATTAGGGGTGGAACTTATTGAATATGGATTTTTTGAGTCGTTACAGGAGGGGTATAACCAAACTGCTGAGCAAACAGTTGGGATTTTACAGGGATTCACAAGAATGATTACAGGTGATATCTCGGTAACTCAAAACCTGGGTGGCCCCATTGCAATCGCAAATATAACCCGTGACGCAACTGATCAGGCCGGGTGGATTGGTTTTTGGAATATAACCGCTTTATTAAGCATTACACTGGCTATTTTGAATATTCTACCAATCCCCGTATTGGATGGAGGGCATTTGGTCTTCTTATTATATGAGGGAATTACTCGCCGTGAACCGTCTGAAAAAGTACGCATGGTAGCGCAGCAAATTGGATTTTTCCTGATGATCGGATTATTTATATTTGTGATGTTTAATGATGCTTTCAGATATTTTGGACTTTAG
- a CDS encoding 1-deoxy-D-xylulose-5-phosphate reductoisomerase yields MKKQKLAILGSTGSIGTQALDIVRQHSDKFEIVALTANSNWELLAEQVKEFSPSYTLIGNEGHFETLKNTINHTEVISGSDKLPEIASLEEVDTVLNALVGFAGFESTVAAIRAGKKVALANKESLVVGGALITEELKKSKTELIPVDSEHSAMLQCLVGESMSNIEKIIITASGGPFREFSLKQMEEVTVAEALNHPNWNMGAKITIDSSTMMNKGLEIIEAYWLFDIPVEKIEPVIHPQSIIHSMITFIDGSSKAQLGLPDMKVPIIYALGYPERLPLETARIDWNKIQNLTFEPVDFKRFPCVKLAMDSIKLGGYAPAVLNAANEVAVERFLNKEIGYIYIAEVVEKSLAKIESSDSLNIETLKEIDKETRTYAASILK; encoded by the coding sequence TTGAAAAAACAAAAATTGGCTATTCTGGGATCCACCGGATCTATAGGAACACAAGCTTTAGATATTGTTCGGCAGCATTCTGATAAATTTGAGATTGTTGCGCTTACTGCTAATTCCAATTGGGAATTATTAGCTGAACAGGTAAAGGAGTTTTCTCCAAGCTATACGCTTATTGGGAATGAAGGCCATTTTGAAACTTTAAAAAACACGATTAATCATACGGAAGTTATTTCAGGCTCTGACAAACTTCCTGAGATAGCATCACTAGAGGAGGTTGATACGGTATTAAATGCGTTGGTTGGTTTTGCCGGCTTTGAGTCAACTGTAGCTGCCATACGTGCAGGAAAAAAAGTGGCTTTAGCCAATAAAGAATCACTGGTGGTAGGGGGAGCGCTAATTACTGAAGAACTGAAAAAATCAAAAACCGAATTAATTCCAGTAGATTCTGAACACAGTGCCATGCTACAGTGTTTAGTTGGCGAGTCTATGAGTAATATTGAAAAGATTATTATTACGGCCAGTGGAGGACCATTTAGAGAATTTAGCCTTAAACAGATGGAGGAAGTAACGGTAGCAGAAGCGTTAAATCACCCAAATTGGAATATGGGGGCAAAGATCACAATAGATTCATCAACAATGATGAACAAAGGTCTTGAAATTATTGAAGCATATTGGCTTTTTGATATACCCGTAGAGAAAATTGAGCCTGTTATCCATCCTCAAAGTATTATTCATTCCATGATCACTTTCATAGATGGGTCAAGTAAAGCACAATTGGGTCTGCCAGACATGAAAGTCCCGATCATTTACGCTCTTGGATATCCTGAAAGGCTGCCGCTCGAAACCGCAAGAATAGATTGGAATAAAATTCAAAATCTTACTTTCGAACCTGTTGATTTTAAACGATTTCCGTGTGTTAAATTGGCCATGGACAGCATAAAACTGGGAGGTTACGCACCGGCAGTTTTAAATGCGGCAAATGAAGTTGCCGTTGAACGATTTTTGAATAAAGAAATTGGTTATATTTATATCGCTGAAGTTGTAGAAAAAAGTTTGGCGAAAATAGAATCAAGCGATAGTTTAAACATAGAGACGCTAAAAGAAATAGATAAAGAGACGCGTACCTACGCGGCATCAATTCTTAAATAA
- a CDS encoding histone deacetylase produces MKKFQGLHSFLLEKEVVAPFEIIEPSMINLSDLITTHTPDYAQAVWEGGLTRKEIRRMGLPWSKSLAIRSRLAVQGTLNAGLMALQDGLAGNLAGGTHHAMPHFGEGFCVFNDVAVAIKVLQQSKWVNKVLVIDCDVHQGNGTAYIFRDAPDVFTFSIHGENNYPFKKPPSDLDIGLPDKTGDKEYAKSLISALDSIFNKFNPDLVFYLGGIDPMETDHFGRLSLTLSGLRERERIVIESVTQHNYPLVLLLSGGYAPTLKETVVAHAQMYEVAKEMGF; encoded by the coding sequence ATGAAGAAATTTCAGGGATTACATTCCTTTCTTTTGGAAAAAGAAGTAGTAGCCCCTTTTGAAATCATTGAACCATCAATGATAAATTTGTCTGATTTAATTACCACCCATACCCCGGATTACGCTCAAGCAGTGTGGGAAGGAGGCTTGACCCGTAAAGAAATTCGAAGAATGGGATTGCCATGGTCAAAGTCTTTAGCTATTCGTTCCCGGTTAGCCGTTCAGGGCACACTAAATGCGGGGTTGATGGCCCTCCAAGATGGTTTGGCTGGAAACCTGGCCGGAGGCACGCATCATGCCATGCCACATTTTGGCGAAGGTTTTTGTGTATTTAATGATGTGGCGGTGGCTATTAAAGTACTGCAACAATCTAAATGGGTGAATAAAGTTTTGGTGATAGATTGTGATGTTCACCAGGGAAATGGAACGGCGTATATATTCAGAGATGCCCCGGATGTATTTACTTTTTCAATTCATGGTGAGAATAATTACCCTTTCAAAAAGCCACCATCTGATTTAGATATTGGACTTCCCGACAAAACAGGAGATAAAGAATATGCTAAGTCGTTAATTTCAGCGTTGGATTCTATTTTCAATAAATTTAACCCTGATTTGGTGTTTTATCTTGGTGGAATTGATCCAATGGAAACAGATCATTTTGGTAGACTTTCATTAACCTTGTCTGGTCTCCGGGAAAGAGAAAGAATTGTGATTGAAAGCGTTACCCAACATAATTACCCCTTGGTTTTATTGCTCTCCGGCGGTTATGCCCCAACCCTAAAAGAAACGGTAGTTGCACATGCTCAGATGTATGAAGTGGCAAAAGAAATGGGGTTTTGA
- the pgeF gene encoding peptidoglycan editing factor PgeF, which produces MSSQINLIKPARLNNEEISCWFTLRNHDSVQQNKFIPGLNLGLNTDESASVVLENRKHLLEETGISENQIAYAVQIHETAVRYVDSGGIYTDTDGFVTDKKDLALAIQVADCAAVLCGDSKNKVIGVAHAGWRGAAGNIVPKTIQQMIALGAEANHIHVFISPCISLKNFEVGEEVAAEFPEEFVDRTNYSKPHVDLRAFIKKQLEYEGIKPKNIEIDDRCTIEVEEFYSYRRQKEKSGRMMGIIKLN; this is translated from the coding sequence ATGTCTTCCCAAATTAATCTTATAAAACCTGCACGTCTGAACAATGAAGAAATTTCGTGCTGGTTTACACTTCGAAACCACGATTCGGTACAACAAAATAAATTTATTCCGGGGCTTAATCTCGGCTTGAATACTGATGAATCAGCTTCCGTGGTATTGGAGAATCGTAAGCATCTTTTAGAAGAAACGGGAATCTCGGAAAATCAAATAGCTTATGCGGTTCAGATTCATGAAACAGCTGTGAGGTATGTGGACTCAGGAGGAATTTATACTGATACGGATGGATTTGTGACCGACAAAAAGGATTTAGCATTAGCTATTCAGGTTGCCGATTGTGCGGCAGTTTTGTGTGGGGATTCAAAAAATAAGGTAATTGGAGTCGCTCATGCCGGATGGAGGGGGGCTGCCGGTAATATCGTTCCCAAAACAATTCAGCAAATGATAGCACTCGGGGCTGAGGCCAATCACATTCATGTGTTTATAAGTCCTTGTATTTCCCTCAAAAATTTTGAAGTTGGGGAAGAGGTTGCAGCCGAATTTCCGGAAGAGTTTGTGGATAGAACGAATTATAGCAAACCTCATGTTGACTTGAGAGCCTTTATAAAAAAACAGCTTGAATACGAAGGCATTAAACCGAAAAACATAGAAATTGATGACCGGTGCACTATTGAGGTGGAAGAATTCTATTCCTATCGCCGCCAAAAAGAAAAGAGCGGACGAATGATGGGCATCATCAAACTTAATTAA
- the aroE gene encoding shikimate dehydrogenase, whose protein sequence is MEFTKFLHSESSRQPHYLLIGSPVTHSVSPLMHNTALEHHNIKANYHAVSVRNSEISSLIAHFNRLEFLGANITIPYKETLFDAMDTLGMEAAQIGAINTIVKRDGKIVGENTDAYGFRVPLEDYEDELAGERAIIFGTGGATKAINFALLEMGVEEIVMVSRRPGRYNEATDVIMCSYENWAAYAEEAAIIINATPLGMEPNTDASPLKDQEKGVLRDKICYDVVYNPKQTKFLTQADESGGIPIGGLDMLIHQGAKSFKLWTGQEFPLGLIKMKLEDVFPN, encoded by the coding sequence ATGGAATTCACCAAGTTTTTACACTCAGAATCAAGCCGGCAGCCTCACTATCTGTTGATTGGTAGCCCTGTTACTCATAGCGTTTCACCATTGATGCACAATACAGCATTGGAACATCACAATATAAAAGCGAACTATCACGCCGTTTCGGTTCGTAACAGTGAGATATCTTCTCTCATTGCACATTTCAACCGCTTAGAATTTCTGGGTGCTAACATTACGATTCCATATAAGGAAACATTATTTGATGCAATGGATACCCTGGGGATGGAAGCGGCGCAAATAGGGGCCATCAACACGATTGTTAAAAGAGATGGAAAAATTGTTGGTGAGAATACGGATGCTTACGGCTTCAGGGTCCCTTTGGAAGATTATGAAGATGAATTAGCAGGAGAGCGGGCCATTATTTTCGGCACCGGGGGAGCGACTAAAGCTATCAACTTTGCGCTACTTGAAATGGGCGTGGAAGAAATAGTGATGGTTTCAAGAAGGCCGGGGCGATATAATGAAGCTACTGATGTTATTATGTGCAGTTATGAGAACTGGGCGGCTTATGCTGAGGAGGCAGCTATAATAATTAATGCGACCCCCTTGGGAATGGAGCCCAATACGGATGCTTCACCGCTTAAGGATCAAGAAAAAGGAGTATTGAGAGATAAAATTTGTTATGATGTTGTATATAATCCCAAGCAAACTAAATTTCTGACCCAGGCTGACGAATCAGGCGGAATTCCGATTGGGGGATTAGATATGCTGATTCACCAAGGGGCCAAATCCTTTAAGCTATGGACCGGACAAGAATTTCCATTAGGACTTATAAAAATGAAACTGGAAGATGTCTTCCCAAATTAA
- a CDS encoding SRPBCC family protein codes for MAHERIEIDLPLAKVYELLSNPVEFPKFLERIDKVERINSQTFEYNTDIGGEEYKWTTNLIDNLRNTRFAWITINGNLNQTGTIRFTPLDNGERTRVEFSLDYRTFFGDPEEELASFIEDSPAQLAKDLKKFKELAESGTFKETPLEPKEETEEEVTA; via the coding sequence ATGGCGCACGAAAGAATCGAAATTGATTTACCTCTTGCCAAAGTATATGAACTCCTCAGTAATCCGGTTGAATTTCCTAAGTTCTTGGAACGCATAGATAAAGTAGAGAGAATTAACTCTCAAACTTTTGAATACAATACGGATATTGGTGGAGAAGAATATAAATGGACCACTAATCTTATCGATAATCTTCGTAATACCCGATTTGCCTGGATTACCATTAATGGTAATTTAAACCAAACCGGAACTATTCGATTTACTCCGCTTGATAATGGCGAACGAACTCGCGTAGAATTCTCTCTGGATTATCGAACCTTTTTCGGTGACCCTGAAGAAGAATTGGCTTCCTTTATTGAAGATTCACCCGCACAATTGGCTAAAGACCTTAAAAAATTCAAAGAACTGGCCGAAAGCGGAACCTTCAAAGAAACTCCACTTGAGCCAAAAGAAGAAACCGAAGAAGAAGTTACCGCATAA
- the tmk gene encoding dTMP kinase, protein MLITFEGIDGSGKSTQISLLKEKLTELGHRVEVFREPGGTDVSEMIRGMLLNPELEISPVTELLLFSSARSQLIAEKVRPLLKEGVIVILDRFYDSTVAYQGFGRQSMPLEQIHQINAAATQNLVPDYTFYLRLSLDEASERTKHFEKDRMERAGDTFYTRVFKGFEHLAKTEPRFKTINAERDKQSIHKDIFNILESKL, encoded by the coding sequence ATGCTTATAACATTTGAAGGAATAGACGGAAGCGGGAAATCCACACAAATTTCACTGCTTAAAGAAAAGTTAACGGAACTGGGGCATCGAGTTGAGGTTTTTCGTGAACCCGGGGGGACGGATGTATCCGAAATGATACGCGGGATGTTGTTAAATCCTGAATTAGAAATTTCTCCTGTTACAGAATTACTGTTATTTTCATCAGCACGCTCCCAATTAATAGCTGAAAAAGTACGCCCCTTACTAAAGGAGGGGGTTATTGTGATTCTGGATCGGTTCTATGATTCTACTGTAGCTTACCAGGGGTTTGGGCGTCAAAGCATGCCTCTTGAACAAATTCATCAAATTAATGCTGCTGCAACTCAAAATTTAGTTCCGGATTACACATTTTACCTGCGTTTAAGTTTAGATGAGGCTTCAGAACGGACTAAACATTTTGAGAAGGACCGAATGGAACGCGCAGGTGATACATTTTATACCCGGGTTTTTAAAGGATTTGAACATTTAGCAAAAACCGAACCCCGATTTAAAACGATTAATGCAGAACGGGACAAACAATCTATCCATAAAGATATCTTTAACATATTGGAATCTAAATTATAA